The Salinispora tropica CNB-440 genome has a window encoding:
- a CDS encoding sensor histidine kinase, translated as MDTAAGTHWRRPGPTPEQQRRDLLVGLAVTVLAVTSLTLIRGTGLFLLGPPPSFAEQLLWAVAVGLPLIWRRRFPVATTLVISVAFVAAQARSAPETRVTTGVLFTAIYTLGAWGPDRRLARRIRIGVIAAMFGWIGFWYSVNLGSVLADPPPDAFADAVGPIPPLIAAVLSDMLLNILFFGFAYFFGEIAWLAARREHELQAQADELRRSQAEVRAHAVVGERVRIARELHDVVAHHVSVMGVQAAACRRVLDRDPAKARTALAAVEESARTAVDELRRMLGVLRARDHEPGTVDSPAGISRVTTVVERARETGLRATLGVYGDPVPISDSISQAAYRTVQEAVTNTLKHAGAATILDVRIRYLTHEVEVDVTDDGRSSSTMNADGVGLVGMRERVAAHGGTLEVGPRAAGGWRVRARFPLPLTERQAA; from the coding sequence ATGGACACCGCGGCGGGAACGCACTGGCGGCGGCCCGGGCCGACCCCGGAGCAGCAGCGGCGGGACCTCCTCGTGGGGCTGGCCGTGACCGTGCTGGCCGTAACCAGCCTCACTCTCATCCGCGGCACGGGTCTGTTCCTGCTCGGCCCGCCACCGTCGTTCGCCGAACAGCTGCTCTGGGCCGTCGCGGTGGGCCTACCGCTGATCTGGCGGCGACGCTTCCCCGTGGCGACGACGCTGGTCATCTCGGTCGCGTTCGTCGCGGCACAAGCCCGCTCCGCACCGGAGACGCGGGTCACCACGGGGGTGCTGTTCACGGCCATCTACACCCTCGGCGCCTGGGGACCGGACCGCCGCCTGGCCCGTCGGATTCGGATCGGCGTGATCGCCGCCATGTTCGGTTGGATCGGTTTCTGGTACTCGGTCAATCTGGGCAGCGTGCTGGCGGACCCGCCCCCCGACGCGTTCGCCGACGCCGTGGGACCGATCCCCCCGCTGATCGCCGCGGTGCTCAGCGACATGCTCCTCAACATCCTGTTCTTCGGGTTCGCCTACTTCTTCGGAGAGATCGCCTGGCTGGCCGCCCGACGCGAGCACGAACTCCAGGCGCAGGCCGACGAGCTACGCCGGTCACAGGCCGAGGTCAGGGCACACGCGGTGGTCGGGGAGCGGGTTCGGATCGCCCGGGAACTGCATGACGTCGTCGCCCACCACGTCTCGGTGATGGGGGTGCAGGCTGCCGCCTGCCGCCGGGTCCTCGACCGGGATCCGGCCAAGGCCCGCACCGCCCTGGCGGCGGTCGAAGAGTCGGCCCGCACGGCGGTGGACGAGCTCCGCCGGATGCTCGGCGTCCTGCGGGCCCGCGACCACGAGCCGGGCACCGTCGACTCGCCCGCCGGAATCAGCCGGGTCACCACAGTGGTCGAGCGGGCACGCGAGACCGGGCTACGCGCCACGCTGGGGGTGTACGGCGACCCGGTGCCGATCTCAGACTCGATCTCCCAGGCGGCGTACCGGACCGTGCAGGAAGCCGTGACGAACACGCTCAAACACGCCGGCGCGGCGACCATCCTGGATGTCCGGATCCGCTATCTGACGCACGAGGTGGAGGTGGACGTGACCGACGACGGACGAAGCAGCAGCACGATGAATGCGGACGGGGTGGGCCTGGTCGGCATGCGCGAGCGGGTCGCCGCCCATGGCGGCACGCTGGAGGTCGGCCCCCGCGCCGCCGGCGGCTGGCGGGTGCGGGCCCGCTTCCCGCTACCGCTGACCGAGCGGCAGGCGGCGTGA